The Coleofasciculaceae cyanobacterium genome includes a window with the following:
- a CDS encoding phycocyanobilin:ferredoxin oxidoreductase, whose protein sequence is MLETSQPSLRQEQHPLIHRLAERILNYWQKYLELSAYTLPEGLGYVEGKLEGERLRIENRCYQTPQFRKMHLELAKVGNNLDILHCVMFPHAEYPLPIFGCDIVAGRGGISAAIADLSPSSPEKTLSSDYIKSLSGLPEVSFAEVRDLPAWADIFSDFCLFVRPRDAAEEQDFLDLASNYLRIHCQQAVKSNPVSHQQQKLYLAGQRYYCTKQQQNDKTRRVLEKAFGEEWAENYMTSVLFDIPEAEIDSASAIEEKTSL, encoded by the coding sequence ATGTTAGAAACTTCCCAACCTTCCCTGCGCCAAGAACAACATCCTTTGATCCATCGACTTGCAGAAAGAATCCTCAACTATTGGCAAAAATATTTAGAACTCTCAGCTTATACTTTGCCTGAAGGATTAGGTTATGTTGAAGGCAAACTGGAAGGGGAAAGATTGCGAATTGAAAATCGCTGTTATCAAACTCCTCAGTTTCGTAAAATGCACCTGGAGTTAGCCAAGGTTGGTAACAATCTAGATATTCTCCACTGTGTGATGTTTCCTCATGCAGAATACCCCTTACCAATTTTTGGCTGTGATATTGTGGCAGGTAGAGGCGGAATTAGTGCGGCGATCGCTGATTTGTCTCCCAGTAGTCCTGAAAAAACTTTATCTTCTGACTATATCAAGTCGCTTTCAGGTTTACCAGAGGTGAGCTTTGCCGAAGTTAGAGACTTACCCGCTTGGGCGGATATTTTTTCTGATTTTTGTCTATTTGTACGCCCTCGCGATGCAGCAGAAGAACAAGATTTTTTAGATTTAGCCTCTAATTATTTGCGGATTCATTGTCAGCAAGCAGTAAAATCAAATCCTGTCTCGCACCAACAGCAAAAATTATATTTGGCCGGGCAAAGATATTACTGCACTAAGCAACAACAAAATGATAAAACTCGTCGTGTCTTAGAAAAGGCTTTTGGCGAAGAATGGGCAGAAAACTATATGACTAGTGTATTATTTGATATCCCTGAAGCGGAGATCGATTCGGCATCGGCGATCGAGGAAAAAACTAGCCTTTAA
- the tatA gene encoding twin-arginine translocase TatA/TatE family subunit, with protein MFGLGIPEVAVIGLVAVLIFGPKKIPEIGSALGKTIRGFKEEMDNPRLDEEEQERE; from the coding sequence ATGTTCGGTTTAGGCATCCCTGAAGTCGCTGTGATTGGCTTAGTTGCAGTACTTATTTTTGGTCCCAAAAAAATTCCTGAAATCGGCAGCGCCCTCGGCAAAACTATCAGGGGTTTTAAAGAAGAAATGGATAATCCTCGCTTAGATGAAGAAGAACAAGAGCGAGAATAA